The Thalassotalea sp. 273M-4 genome includes a region encoding these proteins:
- a CDS encoding ArsJ-associated glyceraldehyde-3-phosphate dehydrogenase: MKVRVGINGFGRMGRLVFRAAWRWPEIEFVHINDPAGDAKTLAHLINYDSVHGIWSETAEAEANAMVINGHKISTSENADIDSTDWSGCDIVIDASGVFKDKALLQAYLEQGVKKVVVTAPVKQDGVLDVVMGVNDHLYDATVYDIVTAASCTTNCLAPAVKVLQEKIGIKHGSMTTIHDITNTQTIIDAPHKDLRRARACGMSLIPTTTGSATAITHIFPELKGRLNGHAVRVPLANASLTDCVFEMNRATNIDEINALMKEAAAGELKGILGYETKPLVSIDYKTDPRSCVVDALSTMVVNDTQVKMYLWYDNEWGYANRTAELMRKVAHSIA, encoded by the coding sequence ATGAAAGTTCGTGTTGGTATTAATGGGTTTGGTCGTATGGGACGACTGGTTTTTCGCGCTGCTTGGCGCTGGCCTGAAATCGAATTTGTTCATATTAACGACCCTGCTGGCGATGCCAAAACCCTTGCCCATTTAATTAATTATGACTCTGTTCATGGTATTTGGTCAGAAACGGCAGAAGCAGAAGCCAACGCGATGGTGATCAATGGTCATAAAATAAGCACCAGCGAAAATGCCGATATCGACAGCACCGATTGGTCAGGATGTGACATTGTCATTGACGCCTCAGGCGTATTTAAAGACAAAGCATTGCTACAAGCCTACCTTGAGCAAGGTGTTAAAAAGGTGGTGGTTACAGCGCCGGTAAAACAAGACGGTGTATTAGATGTTGTTATGGGTGTTAATGACCATCTTTACGATGCCACCGTGTATGACATTGTAACCGCCGCATCTTGCACCACCAACTGCTTAGCCCCTGCGGTAAAAGTACTGCAAGAAAAAATTGGTATTAAACATGGCAGCATGACCACCATTCACGACATTACCAATACCCAAACCATTATTGATGCCCCGCACAAGGATTTACGCAGAGCGCGCGCTTGTGGCATGAGTTTGATCCCAACAACAACGGGCTCAGCAACCGCCATTACCCATATATTTCCTGAATTAAAAGGGCGTTTAAACGGTCACGCCGTTCGTGTTCCCTTAGCCAATGCGTCGTTAACCGATTGTGTGTTTGAAATGAATCGCGCCACCAATATTGACGAAATCAATGCCTTGATGAAAGAGGCTGCCGCCGGTGAGCTTAAAGGTATTTTAGGTTATGAAACCAAACCATTAGTGTCGATTGATTACAAAACCGATCCACGCTCATGTGTTGTCGATGCGCTCTCTACTATGGTGGTGAACGATACCCAAGTAAAAATGTATTTGTGGTATGACAATGAATGGGGCTATGCCAACCGCACGGCGGAATTAATGCGTAAAGTCGCGCATTCGATCGCCTAA